One region of Thunnus albacares chromosome 8, fThuAlb1.1, whole genome shotgun sequence genomic DNA includes:
- the cd83 gene encoding CD83 antigen → MSPHLLNCALLLSHCVCLAVGMSVSKDMMEVVTYSGSDAPLQCTARYKPGVQYRAVRWYKVGEPPSPRLSGLLTKDLPNGTTRWYLGLDREVELLDETRDIFLPNVTCSDSGVYMCRLEAPVGEQNQEGQILLILADCADNSTEELMTDTYLVVLATAVLMFALVTFLISYGSLKNILKDRSKTILKETLLDAPLKPLQKKDLKLIYTLGPNVSKKPTMKHICV, encoded by the exons ATGTCTCCACATTTACTGAACTGTGCTCTGCTGTTGTCACACT GTGTGTGCCTTGCTGTGGGCATGTCTGTCAGCAAGGACATGATGGAGGTTGTCACCTATTCAGGTTCAGACGCTCCTCTGCAGTGCACTGCTAGATACAAGCCTGGAGTCCAGTACAGAGCAGTGAGGTGGTACAAG GTCGGAGAGCCTCCATCACCTCGTCTCAGCGGACTCTTGACCAAAGATCTTCCCAACGGCACCACCAGATGGTACTTAGGCTTGGACAGGGAGGTGGAGCTGCTGGACGAGACCCGCGATATCTTCCTGCCCAACGTGACTTGCAGTGACAGCGGCGTGTACATGTGTCGCCTGGAAGCACCTGTGGGAGAACAGAACCAGGAGGGGCAGATTCTCCTCATTCTGGCAG attgtGCTGACAACTCCACAGAAGAACTGATGACCGATACTTATTTGGTCGTTTTAGCCACTGCAGTGCTGATGTTTGCACTTGTGACTTTCCTAATAAGCTAT GGCAGTCTTAAGAATATTCTCAAAGACAGAAGCAAGACAATACTAAAAGAAACTTTATTGGACGCACCGCTTAAGCCACTTCAAAAAAAGGACTTAAAGTTGATTTATACTTTAGGTCCAAATGTGTCTAAAAAACCTACAATGAAGCACATATGTGTTTAA